TACAAACAAACCCTCACGCTTTAGCAATTTCGCAGACAAGTCCATGCCCCCGGCAGAAACCCCCTGGTCGTCGGCCCCGATGCAAACCCCTTCCAAAAGCTTTCCTTCTTTCGCCCGTCCTGTCCGCCTCATCTGCTCATGCTCTTGCGAGGCGACGCCGCCGTCGGCCTCATCAGTGGCGACACAAGGCGCCATGGAGCCGCGGCATAGGTAACCCGGCGAGTTCCCTCCTAAATACATTAAGCACTCCTCTgcctcctctgcctcctcctcatctGCTTCCCCTGTTGCCTCCTGAATGTTTTCACCTCCACTttattgaatgtactaaaatttgTGCATTTACTGAATGTCTAAAGTAACTGAATATGCTGATGAAGCAGAATTACTCCATTTTTACTGAAATAACTGAATTTCGGAGAACTCCATTTATTGTGTGTGATGGAGACGCCCAAAATTAAAAAAtacaaataaaaacaaaaaaatgtttGGCCTCGGTCTCCGACCCAGGACATGTGGGTCGAGAAGTAGGGTACAATGCCAGTGCGGTAAGAGTATGAGCTTGTTAGTGCTACATGGATTAATCTACTTGTACTGCTCACAAAGACGCCCACTCGCAGTCGCCCACTCCACTCTGAGTTAATTGCAAGGCAGTACCACAATTCGGCACGTTGTGACGAATCAGTACCAGTAGTCATTTTTTTGCCATGCAGTGCCAACTCTAAGCCTAAGGGCTGCATAACTGTCTGATAGCCGTATAAGCTCGTATTGACCACGTATCTGACCGACCCGGCCCACTTGTCAGGTGTCACGGTGGCATACCCACGCGCACCCGCTCGGTAACTCTCGCACCTGTCTCGGTCGCTCCATGTAGCCGGGTCCGGTCGATCCGAACCGGAGCCAGCCGCACTTTGTCACTCTCCTCGCCTCATCGCCCTCGTCTCtccagccgccgccgctcgccacgcAGACCGCCgcgtccgccaccgccgccacgcCATGGTCTTCGAGGATGAGAGCAGCGACGACTTGTCTGGCCTGCAGATCTCCTCCTTCGACCACGGGATGCATTATCAGGTCACTGGtagagctagggttagggttaggtgaTTTGGGGATTCGCGGATTCGGGATTTGAGGATTTGCTCTCTGTAGATTCCTGCTAGCATTGAAGACCAAGACTACAATGACTTGGAGAATGCATCAGAGGGGCTCTGCGTGGAGCATTGGCTGCCAACTGTGCGCCGTGTAGCTCTTGAATCATTTGAGACGGGCAAGAGGTTTCTAGTTCGTGCCCAGCCCGTAAGATTCATGCTCTATTTATGTTCACTGTAATTTAGGTGTAATATAGATCTTAGTACTGATGATGAAGCACATAGTTTACCACTTAGTAGTTTTGATGCATCTAGTACTCATGCTCACTGCAATAGCTTAGTTGGCTTTGTTCACTGTAATATATTTATGGTttagttatttattagtacttcTGATGATTATGGTCTTGATGCTTATGTTCACTGTATTATGTGTATGGGCAGCAGCTCAGTTGGCTGTGTTCACTAGTAATGATGATGAAGCAAATTGTTGACCACATGTATAGGTTGAGGCAGTACAGGTTGCAGTTGAAGTAGCATTGTTTAGTTGGACACTTAGTTGGCAGTGCAGTTGCTAAATTTTACTTGAGGTAGTATAGGTTGCAGTTCTGCAGTTGTCAGTTCATTTTTTAAAAGTGCCCTTTCATAATGGTAATTCTTCAGAGACTATCAATATAAGCGTTTGCTATATTGCAGGAAGCTGTGAATTGTGGTTTCCTTGCTTGGGTTGACGCAGAGTGGCCTCCCACAATGCAAAATGCATTGTTGAACCTTTGGAAAATGTTTGAAGACAGCAGGACTGCTAGGAGGAAGGATAACCTGGAAAGTTCACTTACTATCCACCACCTTAAAGAAGAGAAAAGGACAACTACGATGGACAAACTAGTTGAAGATGTCCATCAACTTCTCAATGACCAGGAGGACAGGGTGTTGGATTTATCCAGTAGCAGTTTCTGTAAAAAAATATCCAGTAGCAGTCCTAACTCATTGACAAGTGGGACCAATTCACTTACAGGTGGGACCTATTTGACAGCGTGGGGCCAACTTGTCAGCTAGTTGTGTGTTTGATACTTGACTGgtttgatgatttttttgaaCATCAGAATTGATGAAAACAAGATCAAAATGCTCACTGGCAAAAACAGCTCCGAAACAACAGCTCCATCAAAATCCAGTTCAAGAAAGCATCTTCAAAATGATCACTGAACCACATAACTAAAAACTTGTTCAACATAACAAAAGCAAACTTGTTGAACCACATAACTACAAAGTGAGACACATAATAGCACAAGCACAAGCACAAGCAACTCATTGTCCCCAGCAGTAGGGGTCATCCCAATGCTCCTCCGCCTCTCGCCATTGCTTGAAACCTTCTCTGGTGGTTTCGATTTTCTTCCATGCCTCGTAGGTGACGTACGCATCTTTCGCTGCGTACTCGATGAGGTGCTTTGGCAGTGGGCTGATCCCCCATAGTTTGTGGTCCTCTTCATTGTTGATCTTCTGCTTCATTTTCTTGTAGGATGGGTGGATGAGGCTGGCTGCAAACTCAGCCGAAGACTGCCACCTCTTTCCATTGTTTGGAACTCTCCATTGGCGCTGCATGTCGACGAACTTGTCGGGGTTGATCTCCAAACCAGacaacttcagcttctccttgtCACCTCCAATGCAAAAGCCAACAAAGGTGTACAGCTCCTTCTCCTGCAGGAGCGGGCGGAGTTCCTTGGGCCTGCATCAAATTCATCTACTGCAGAAACTACAGTAGTACAGCCAGTTCAGAAACTTCAGAAGTTCAGAACTAGTATTGCATCTACTTCAGAACTATTGCATCTAGTTCAGAAACTTCAGAAACTTCGTAAGTACAGAAACTTCAGAAACGTGAGAACTACAGAAACTTCAGAAACTACTAATACAGAAACTTGAGAACTTCAGAAACTGCACAAATGTATGTTTTTACCATTTGGTTGCCGCGGTGATGTGGTATACTAGGCAGAGATCTTCCACGCATAACTGCAGAACTGCAGCCATTTGTGGAGGTTCGTCTTCGCTGGTATACTCGACATCAACGTCGATCGACCGAGGAAGCATGCCTCCGAGCCTCTTCCTGATCTCGCGGATCCTCTTGCTGGCTTCGTCTGGATtgctcgtgcatatgacatccaGCGGCTCCTTCAGGTGGGTATCAACCTTGAGCGCCACGGTGTAGTCCAGCTTCTGCCCGGGGACCGAAACATCATCGTCGTCCACCATCGGCTCCTTGCCAGACGCCTCACCACGGTGATGCTTGGCAGACGGAGGGGAGTTGCTCCACGATGCCTCCGCCATTCGCTTGACAGACGGAGGGGAGTTGCTCCATGATTCCTCCGCCATTGCCCTCCTGACCAGCGATGGAGGCAGATGGAGCGGCAATGGAAtgaggagggagggagagggaggcagAGGGAGGAAGATGGAGCGGCAATGGAATACGAGGGGAGTTAACTGGACTGGAAGAAAACCCAAACTCCGCAAACTCCCTCTGCATCGTGGGGAGTTGCTAGTGGGGGGAGACATGGGGCGCACGGTTGCCTCGAAAAATCAAACGCCCCGGGCCCTTTGGTTTCTCGCAAGTGTCAGAACCCCGACGTTCTCCTATTTCTGAAACAAAAAAAATAGCGATATTTTGCTCTAAAATTAATAATCACTGCAGACATATTAAGAGATCAATCTTGAAGCACTAACACTCGATCGAGCAAGTTCATCCACGAGCTCAAGGATGGATACGAAGGTATGATTACCTGCCAAACCCTGTAGCTAGAAGCTGTTAGCTAAATTATTCGATTAGTACTAAATTTGGGTCTGGGTTCAGCACGCGGATACTGGTTGTTTTTTTGGTCTAGAAAGTTTAATTTATCATGGTTACCCGTCAGTGTAATCCATGAGTAATGTAGTACAGAGAAATTGAATACATAGTAATCAGCATGGGGTGGGAGCTGTATCACAGTGTCTATGCTATGAAATGAGACCATGAAATCAGTCAAAGTCCTTAATGACTGCGTTGCAATTAACTCCTCCACTCTATACGGTTCGCGTTCCCACTCACTCCATCAATATAACTCACCCACCCACCGCACCGCCCACCACTATCCACTCAACAGTCCCCACCCGCCGACCGCGTCGCCTCCACTCCCAACTCACCGCCGCCGGCCACCGCCGCCATGGCGAACATCGAGCCCTGGAAGCTCGCACTGGAGGATCTGGCCGGCGACGACCAGTCGTTCCGCGCGCAGATCAGAGAGGTCTGCAGCTGGTTCCCAAGCGCAAAGCTCCTGCTCAATCACGCGCGCGGCTTGGCCAAGCAGCTGACGGACGGCGAGAAGGCGCGTGCCTTCCCCAGAGGCCACGCTCAGGTGCCGCCGCCATCGTTCCTCGTCTGGGCAATGCGGGAGGCCACGCTCAGCGTGGATCCATACCAGCGAGCTAGGTGGTGGATGTACCGCTCCACCACCTCTCTCGCCCCGGCCCCCGTCGACGGCGACCCCGCGGACGCCGTCGGCGTCGTTGTCGCGATGCCTGCTCCAGTCGACCCTGCGGAGTACGCCTCTCACGACGACCTGACAAAGATGGTTGGCATCAGTGACGACGACACTAATGAGGTTGTGCTCCTTGCGCCGGCCGCCGTTGAGGGTGGCAGAAACATGCCCATCGACGCCGATCTCCTGCCGGACGTCGAGCTCCTGCTAGAAGAGGTGAAggtcgaagaagaagaagaggtgaaGGAGCCAGAGCAAAAGAAGAAGGGGGCAGTGAAGAAGGAGCTGAAGAAGGTGCGCCGCTCCATCCGCCTGCAACAGATGGAGACGTGAAGAAGAAGAAGTGATCATTCTCTGCAACCATAGTAGTTAGGTATGTGGACCTGGAGATGATGTTCAACTGGTGTTATCTATTTTGAGCAGTTGTTGTTGAACTGTTGTTGTCTGCATGTTCCTAAGTACTGTTGTTATCTATGTTCTCTGCCCATGTGCCCATGTGCTCACTTTATGCCTAATATGCCAACATTCCAAAATTGTGTGCTTGTGCTAAAGCTTGTACTGTCAATCATGTCAACATGAGTTTATTCTCATGTCAAATAAGAGAATCATTACAAGAACAAGCAAATGATTTCACCTCTCACATCAATCAGTTTGGGATGTTTACCAGAGCCAACGTGGCATGCCACATGTCGCCTCCAGAACTGTTTTGTATGAATTTGTTACAACAGTCAAGTTGGAGGACTAGTTATGTGCGGATTTTTAGTTTTTGTATGAATCTGTTCCCACCCCTACAAGTTTATGTACCAATTGTGGTATTAACTCTAAATTTTAACAACCGTATACATGATCAACATGACCAGTACATATTCAGAAAATTCAGAGCAAACATTTCAATAGGATGAAACTGGTTTAACAGATAACAGCTAAACATACATGGTACCTGGGTTACGTCTAGTCCTCAGATATCAAAAATAGGTCAGTAGGATGAAATTGAAATTTATCTTATTAAGATGGACACCATATAGCTCTTTCGAGCATTAAACCAGCCTTAGTTGCGCGGCCTTGTGGCAATTGTTCCTCCGGTGTCCTTCAACTCCACAATTCTTGCATCTTGCTGGTTTGCGTGGCTGCTTTGGTACATCTCCTCGTTCGGGACAGGTTGTCCGCTTGTGTCCCTGCTGCCTACATATCCCGCAGAACCTAGTTCTCTTACTTAAACCTTCGTATGGCGCCTTCTCCCTACTCATTGTCGGCCTCCCAACTTGCTTCCGTCTGGCAGGTGCCAGCAGGTTATCGATCCTATTTGCAGACTCATTAGACGAGTTGCTGTCATCGTTTCCGTCGTCGACTTGTGTAGCTTCGAACGGATTGCATACGTCGCCTCCTGATTGTAACATTTTCTGAACAGTACCATTGCCGGCTAACCTGTCCTCCAAACCTAGGCCATCTCTGACATCCGTGTACGGCTTCATCTCGGCTTCACAGTGATTGAATAGTGATGTCAAGCGGTCGTAAGCTGCCACACTTGAGTCTCCCATGCGTACAAGCTCCATGGCTTGCTTGTACAGATTGAAATGCCTGAAACTAAATGGGTTTTCCTGAGCGTTGTCTCTCTGGTACTGCATCAGGTGGGCTGGAAGCACATCTCTCGCATCTCGTGTCCACCTTTTCACAATGTGCTTCTTTGGGATTTCTGTCACACGAATGAAGTCCATTACCTGCAAACGGGAGCATTTTTTTGGTCAGAACTACATCATGTAGCTGAGGAGGTCAGTTTTACAAAAAACAGAGGAATCCTATATGTAGTCATGCTGTTTTGAATCACCTTCAGTATATGGCTACACAACAGCCCCATGTGGGCAAACTGTCCGCACTCG
The Aegilops tauschii subsp. strangulata cultivar AL8/78 chromosome 3, Aet v6.0, whole genome shotgun sequence genome window above contains:
- the LOC141020781 gene encoding uncharacterized protein; the encoded protein is MAEESWSNSPPSVKRMAEASWSNSPPSAKHHRGEASGKEPMVDDDDVSVPGQKLDYTVALKVDTHLKEPLDVICTSNPDEASKRIREIRKRLGGMLPRSIDVDVEYTSEDEPPQMAAVLQLCVEDLCLVYHITAATKWPKELRPLLQEKELYTFVGFCIGGDKEKLKLSGLEINPDKFVDMQRQWRVPNNGKRWQSSAEFAASLIHPSYKKMKQKINNEEDHKLWGISPLPKHLIEYAAKDAYVTYEAWKKIETTREGFKQWREAEEHWDDPYCWGQ